The following coding sequences are from one Dreissena polymorpha isolate Duluth1 chromosome 8, UMN_Dpol_1.0, whole genome shotgun sequence window:
- the LOC127841478 gene encoding RCC1 domain-containing protein 1-like, whose translation MLNKHYMCGNNSFGQVSAARIAADASISEGTPESHLCYCHPVQVQPCEHVTFTWSQAWCIDKNGSLTCYGFHSDTWTNMKPSSVCAAMATKSGVMIQAADGFVRHYLENGEFETVTVAGVSPEAVFQGATNTKVYCLQRTQLSECHLDESKVTGCEYRLGFSDLLPRVSVTHVACGLEHTLILTEGGQVMSCGSCSRGQLGHGEVSVDAVLVPRVIQTFQGVNIIAIATGGWHSVGLSDAGDMYVWGWNESGQLGLPCSDRSDPQRANPSGSLHQDLDSIHIQPEPYGLDLPDDLQVVMVTCGSRHTEILTADHKLYSTGWNKYGQLCLSDTHYRDCLTRVTWFDQRGELVQKVSAGAWNTFVVTVMTNVDCSVSSVT comes from the exons ATGCTGAACAAGCACTACATGTGTGGTAACAATAGTTTTGGACAGGTGTCTGCAGCCCGTATTGCAGCAGATGCCAGCATTTCAGAGGGCACCCCAGAGTCACATCTGTGTTACTGCCATCCTGTCCAAGTACAGCCCTGCGAACATGTGACCTTCACCTGGTCACAAGCTTGGTGTATTGACA AGAATGGCAGTTTAACCTGTTATGGGTTTCACAGCGACACATGGACTAACATGAAGCCATCATCAGTGTGTGCTGCTATGGCAACCAAGTCTGGCGTTATGATACAGGCAGCAGATGGATTTGTAAGACATTACTTAGAAAATGGAGAGTTCGAAACTGTGACTGTTGCTGGTGTCTCCCCAGAGGCAGTATTTCAAGGGGCAACTAACACTAAAGTGTACTGCCTACAAC GCACACAGCTGTCTGAATGTCATCTAGATGAGTCCAAGGTCACTGGGTGTGAGTACAGACTGGGCTTCAGTGATCTCCTACCCAGGGTGTCAGTCACACATGTGGCTTGTGGACTGGAGCATACCTTGATCCTTACGGAGGGTGGACAGGTCATGTCGTGTGGAAGTTGCAG TCGAGGACAGCTGGGCCATGGAGAAGTGTCTGTAGACGCAGTACTGGTTCCCAGGGTGATTCAGACATTCCAGGGAGTCAACATCATTGCCATAGCAACCGGTGGCTGGCATTCAGTGGGGCTAAGTG ATGCTGGGGACATGTATGTCTGGGGATGGAATGAGAGTGGACAACTAGGACTGCCATGTTCTGACAGATCAGACCCCCAGA GAGCCAACCCATCAGGGAGCCTCCATCAGGATTTGGACTCCATTCATATCCAGCCAGAGCCATATGGCCTTGACCTACCAGATGACCTTCAGGTTGTCATGGTTACCTGTGGATCCAGACACACTGAAATACTGACAG CTGACCACAAACTGTATTCTACGGGTTGGAATAAATACGGCCAGCTGTGCCTGAGCGATACTCATTACCGAGACTGTCTCACAAGGGTCACATGGTTTGACCAGAGAGGAGAACTGGTTCAGAAGGTCAGCGCAGGGGCTTGGAATACGTTTGTTGTAACCGTGATGACAAATGTGGACTGCAGTGTAAGTTCAGTGACTTGA